The DNA window GGCCGACCAGGAAGGCGGCGAGTGTCACGCTCGGCAAGACCAGATGCTGCCAGGTGCCGTACCCTGCCGTGGGCAGCACCTGCCACTCAACGGCGAACAGAAGCATCAGCACCAGCCCGAGGAAGAAGGCCGGGACGGACTGCCCGATCATCGCCACGAACATCCCGAGGTAGTCCCAGAACGAATCCCGTCGGACTGCCGAGAGCACTCCGAGCGGGATCGCCACCACCAACGAGATGACCAGCGCTGCCAGACTGAGCAAGAGCGTGGCCGGCAGGTGACTTCCGACAACATCGGTTGCCGGGCGGTGGTAGAACAGCGAGTTGCCGAGATCGCCGACCATCGCGCGCTGCAAGAAACGCAGATACTGCACCGGTAACGGCTGATCGAGCCCGAGGTGCGCGCGGTAGAAGGCGACCTGCTCGTCGGTGGCCGTCTCGCCGAGGTAGGCCCGGATAGGGTCGCCCGGCGTCAGCCTGACCAGCACAAAGATGATGAGGCTGACGCCGAGCACCACGAGCACGGCATCGAGGACACGACGCGTCAAGTAGCGAAGCACTGGTGTGTCCCGTCCCCGACTGGGGCTCTAACCCTTCGAGACCGTTGCCAGGTTGAAGATCCGGTTGGGCATCCAGTTGAAGCCCTGGACCGTCTTGCGCGCAGCATAAGTCCAGTCGATCTGGTAGAGGTAGATGACTGGCGGCCCCTGCCACATGATGTCCTGGATCTCCTCGTAGAGCGCCTGCCGCCTGGCGCTATCGGTCTCACTGGCCGCCTGCTTGATGAGGCTGACGACCTTCTCGTCCTTGTAGCCGGACTTGTTGATGTCCTGGACGAGACGCTCTTGCATGTACCGGTCGGCGTCGCCGGTGACGGCGATGCTGGAGAGCATCCCCATCTGGTACTGGCCCTCACGGTAGCCGTTGCGGGTAGCGTTCGCCTCGCCAGAGATCACCTTGGCGCGGATGCCGACTTGCTTGAGCTGATCGCCCACGAACTGGGCGACTTCCTTGTCTTTGATGTAGGTGCCAGCCGGGAAGACGATGTCCAGGTCGAAGCCGTTCTCGTAGCCGGCTTCCTTGAGCAACGCCTTCGCCTTGGCCGCGTCGTACGGGTTGCCGGGCAGCTTGCTGCTGAACCCGACGAGCCCCTTCGGCGGGTACGAGGCGATGGGCACGCCCGCGCCGTACACGTCCTTCGTCAGTGTGTCGCGGTCGATGGCGAAGCTGATCGCCTGGCGGACTTGCGGCTTCTTCAACGGCTCGTAGGTCGTGTTCAGGATGAAGAAGTCGATCTGCCAGAGCTTGCTCTGAATCAGTTGGAGATTTGCATCGGACTGGAGCGTCGGGAGCAGATCGATGGAGATGCCCTCGGCCAGGTCGATCTCACCCGCCTTGACGGCGGCCACCATCGCTGACGGCTCTGGGACAGGCCGGTGGATCAGCTCACCGACTTTCGGCAGCCCGCTCTGCCAGTAGGAGGTGTTTGCCTCCATCTGGGTGTCGCCATCTACATTCAGCTTGACCAGCTTGAACGGACCCGTGCCGACCACCTGGGCCATCGGTTCCTTGTCGTACTTCGGGTCCGAGGCCAGGGCTGCCGGCTGCATGTAGACCGCCACGAGGTTGTAGGGCAACGTGGCGGTCGGCGACTTGCTCTTGAATGCCACGGTAAAGTCGTCGACGATCTGGACCGGCTCGTCCTCGAAGTCAACAAAGGCGAACTTGTGCTGTGAGATCGTCGCCGCCTTGGCGCGCTTGACCGTCGCCTGAACCGACTTTGCATCAAAGGGCGAGCCGTCATGGAACACGACGCCCTTGCGTAGCTTGAACGTCCAGGTCTTGCCACCGTCAGACGCCTGCCAGGACTCTGCCAGGACCGGCGTCAGCTTCCCGTTCTGGTCCAGGTCGAGCAGCGGCTCCATGATCTGGCGTGAGATCTGGAACTCCTGCAGGCCGTACTGGGTGATCGTGTCAAGTGTGCGGAGCTTGCTCGGGTTTGCGTAGACCAGCCTCCCGGGCGGCTTGGGGCCGGCGGGGGCGGCAGCAGCCGGCTTGGCGGCCGGGGCGGCAGCCGGGCTGGCCGCCGGCGAGCCTCCCGCAGCCGGGCTGGCCGCCGGCGATGCGCCAGCAGCCGGACTCGCGGACGCGGCTCCAGGGCTGGCCGGGGCGGCTGGCTTTGGCGCCTCAGTGGGCTTGCTCTCAGCAGGCTTGGCCGTCGGCGGGGCTGGCGGAGCGGTCTGGCAGGCCG is part of the Chloroflexota bacterium genome and encodes:
- a CDS encoding ABC transporter permease, yielding MLRYLTRRVLDAVLVVLGVSLIIFVLVRLTPGDPIRAYLGETATDEQVAFYRAHLGLDQPLPVQYLRFLQRAMVGDLGNSLFYHRPATDVVGSHLPATLLLSLAALVISLVVAIPLGVLSAVRRDSFWDYLGMFVAMIGQSVPAFFLGLVLMLLFAVEWQVLPTAGYGTWQHLVLPSVTLAAFLVGLLTRMVRSGMLEVLGEDYVRTARAKGLSERSVLYQHAFRNMAIPLVTIIGLQFGTLLGGAIVVETVFSWPGVGTAAVTAIGARDYSLVQAVVLLVSGFFVIINLVVDLLYAWIDPRIRYA
- a CDS encoding ABC transporter substrate-binding protein produces the protein MSQPSEMTDLASPLRTTRRRFLRSVAALGSVAFGGSLLAACQTAPPAPPTAKPAESKPTEAPKPAAPASPGAASASPAAGASPAASPAAGGSPAASPAAAPAAKPAAAAPAGPKPPGRLVYANPSKLRTLDTITQYGLQEFQISRQIMEPLLDLDQNGKLTPVLAESWQASDGGKTWTFKLRKGVVFHDGSPFDAKSVQATVKRAKAATISQHKFAFVDFEDEPVQIVDDFTVAFKSKSPTATLPYNLVAVYMQPAALASDPKYDKEPMAQVVGTGPFKLVKLNVDGDTQMEANTSYWQSGLPKVGELIHRPVPEPSAMVAAVKAGEIDLAEGISIDLLPTLQSDANLQLIQSKLWQIDFFILNTTYEPLKKPQVRQAISFAIDRDTLTKDVYGAGVPIASYPPKGLVGFSSKLPGNPYDAAKAKALLKEAGYENGFDLDIVFPAGTYIKDKEVAQFVGDQLKQVGIRAKVISGEANATRNGYREGQYQMGMLSSIAVTGDADRYMQERLVQDINKSGYKDEKVVSLIKQAASETDSARRQALYEEIQDIMWQGPPVIYLYQIDWTYAARKTVQGFNWMPNRIFNLATVSKG